In Candidatus Binatia bacterium, the genomic window AGGCGGTTGTAATGGTCGATGTTCTTTGCCCCTTTATCGCGCATGAGCCGATAGCGCCGGTCCATCTCGTCCATGGCCCAGAAAAGGGCCGCGGCGGCTTTTTTGGCGTCGGTCACGACCGGCACGATCATGTGGGGCAGATTCTCGTAGATCGAGAGCTCGAGCATCTTGGGATCGATCATGATGAACTGGAGGTCCTGCGGAGAAGCTTTGTAGAGCATGCTCAAGATCATGGCGTTGATCGAGACGGACTTTCCTGTCCCCGTCGCGCCCGCCACCAGAAGATGGGGCATGCGCGCCAGGTCGCCGATGAAGGGCGCGCCGGAAATGTCCCTGCCGAGCGCCAAGGTCAACTTGGAGTCGGCATTTTGATAGACCTCGCTCTCGATCACTTGCCGGAAAAAAACCTTTTCCCGCCGGGGATTGGGAATTTCGATGCCGACGACGGATTCGCCGGGGATCGGCGCCAGGATGCGGATGCTCATCGCGCGGAGCGCCATCGAGAGATCGTCGCTGAGCGTGACGATGCGCCGCACCTTTACACCCGGGGCCGGCTTGAACTCGTACATCGTAATGACCGGGCCGGGCTTGACCGCGACGACTTCACCCTCGACGCCGAAATCCGCCAGCTTGTTTTGCAGGATGAGGGAGTTGGCTTCGAGCGTTTCCTTGTCGAGCCTGACGTGCTCGCCGTCGGGCGCGTCCAGCAGCTCGAGCGGCGGCAGCTTGTAGCCCTGGCCGTCGACCATTTCCGGGAAGTCGAGCTGCGTCTCGCGCGCTGGAGTTTTCTTTTTGGCCCGCTTCGGCGGCTCCTCCTTGATGTCTTCTTTCAGAACGATCGGCGGCGGGATGAATTCGCGCTGCTCTTTCTTTTTATTTTCGCCTCGTTCTTTTCGTTCGCGCCAGCTTTTCTTCAGGCGGTCGAGGAACCCCGCGATCCCGCGGTTAAGCGTGCCGAAGAACTTCTGGCCGCGATCGAAGAGATATCGGAGCGATTTTTGACTGACTATCGCCACCGCAACAAGGAGAGTCGGTAGGACGATCACGTACGTCCCGACGCGACTGAAGCGCGCTACCAGAAATTGCGCAGTTAGATAGCCGAACGTTCCGCCAGCTTCGGCACCAGCGTCGACTGTTCGTGTCAGACTCAGAAGTGTAGCTGCGCTCCAGACCAAAAGCAGCCCGCCGATAATCTTGGATCGCCGGAAGCTTTCCAAGGAGTCGCGAAAAAGACCATACCCCAACGTAAAAAGAAAAACCGGCAAGAGATAGGATGCAAGTCCAAGAGCTTGCAGAAGAATGTTTGCAAAGGAGGCCCCCACAGGACCGATCCAGTTATTGAACCATTGGTTTTGCGAGGCCGGGTGCACTGATGGTGGGCTGTAGGAAAGGAGGCTCAGAGCGACGAGCAGGGCGGCGACCAGGATCGTCACCGCCAAAATTTCCCGATTGAGCTTGGATTTTTTCTCTTGCGCCATCGGCCGCTCACGTTTCCATGATAAAGGCCAGCACGACCGGCCGCCGCTCCAGCGCCTTGTAGAAATATTTTCTGAGCGCCTTGCGCACTTCCTCTTGCGCCTCGGCGGGGTCGGTGCGCGCCTCGCGATTGATGCTGCCGAGAGTCTGCAAGACGACTTGCTTGGCGCGCTCCAAAATCTCCTCGCCGCCGTCGGCGCGCATAAAGCCGCGCGAGATCAGGTCCGGACCGGCCACGACTTCGCCGCTTTGCTGATGGATCGCCATCACGGCGAGGACCATGCCGTCTTCCGACAAATGCCGCCGGTCGCGGATCACAACATCCTCCACGTCGCCGACGCCCTTGCCGTCGACGAAGACGCGCCCGACGGAAATTGGCGCCGCTCTTCTCGCGCTGTTCGAGGTCAGCTCCAGGACCTCGCCGTCCTCCATCAGGAAACAGTTTTCCTCCGCTATGCCGACGGCCCGCGCGAGCTGATTATGGCGCACGAGGTGGCGGTATTCGCCGTGGACCGGCACGAAATAGCGCGGGCGCGTCAGATGGAGCATCGTCTTCAGCTCCTCCTGGCTGGCGTGGCCGGAGACGTGAATCTCGGAGACGCTCTCATAATGGACCTCGGCGCCGCGGCGGTAGAGATAATTGATGAGATTGGTGATCGTTCTTTCGTTGCCGGGGATAAATTTGGATGAGAGCAGCACGCTGTCGCCCGGCTCGATCTTGATCGATTTATGGTCGTCCAAAGCGATTCTATGGAGCGCCGAGAGCGGCTCGCCCTGGCTGCCGGTGGTAAGAAAGATAATTTTGTCTCGGGCGAGATTTTGCCAGGACTCGCCTTCGGTCAGGACGCCGGGGGGAAGATGGAGGTAGCCCAGCTCGGATGCGATCAGGGAATTGTTGATCATGCTGCGGCCGCTGAGAATCAGCCGGCGGCCCGTCTGCTCCGAGATGTCGGCCACTTGCTGAAGGCGCGGGATGTTCGATGAGAAAGTGGAGACGAAAACTTTTCCCCGGCTGCGCGCGACGATCTCCTCGATATTCTTCCCGACTTCGCGCTCCGATGGAGTGTAACCCTCGCGCTCAACATTGGTGGAATCGGAAAGGAGCAGCAGCACGCCTTTCTCACCGTAGGCGGCGAATTTTTGAAAATCGAAAAATTCCTCGCCCATCGGCGTATGGTCGATCTTGAAATCGCCGGTGTGGATGACGACTCCGGCCGGAGTCTCGACCGCAAGCGCGAGACAATCCATCAGGCTGTGCGTGACCCGGATGCCTTCGATCTTGAACGATCCAAGCTGCCACGGCCTTCCCGCCGCGATCTCTTTCAAGTCGGTCGTTTCGTCCAGACCGTGCTCTTTGAGCTTGTTTTTCAACAACCCGAGAGTGAGGCGGGTGGCAAAGACCGGCACTTTGATCTGCTTCAGGATAAAGGGCAAAGCCCCGATGTGGTCTTCGTGCGCGTGGGTAAGAACGATGCCGCGCAGAGCTACTTTATTTTCTAAAAGGTAACTTACGTCGGGAATGACCAGATCGATGCCGAAGAGATCAGCACCCGGAAACATGAGTCCGCAGTCGATCGCGATCGCCTCGCCGCCGGATTCCAGAAGCATCATGTTGAGGCCGAATTCCCCCAGACCGCCGAGCGGAATGACTTTGAGCGGGTTCATGGGCATTGTTACCCCAATTCCAAGGAGTCATGCGCCGCCCGGGCCGGCGCATGCTCCGTATTCGTATACGGCCGGACGAGGCCGCGCGAATGCGACTCGATCATATCGCGGACTCGGTTCACCAGAGCGCTGACGTTTTTACCGTCATATCGCCCCACCGGGATCGGCTCATCCACGATCACTTCGATTTCTCCCGCTTTTACCCGCCAGTCTCCCCTCGGCAGAAGGCTCCAACTGCCGTTGATCGTGACCGGCACAATCGGTGTTTTTGTCTGCGCGGCCAGGAGAAAACCTCCTCTTTTGAACGGCAGCACGTGGCCGCCGGAGCTGCGTGTGCCTTCGGGAAAAATGACGACGGAGATCCCGTCGGCAATTTTCTTCTTCGCCTTTCTGAAGCTCGCCATCGCGCTGCCGTGGTCGACCCGATCGACGAGGATATGTCTCGACGCCCAGAGCGCCCACCCGAAGATAGGAACGTAGGCGAGCTGTTTT contains:
- a CDS encoding DNA translocase FtsK 4TM domain-containing protein, giving the protein MAQEKKSKLNREILAVTILVAALLVALSLLSYSPPSVHPASQNQWFNNWIGPVGASFANILLQALGLASYLLPVFLFTLGYGLFRDSLESFRRSKIIGGLLLVWSAATLLSLTRTVDAGAEAGGTFGYLTAQFLVARFSRVGTYVIVLPTLLVAVAIVSQKSLRYLFDRGQKFFGTLNRGIAGFLDRLKKSWRERKERGENKKKEQREFIPPPIVLKEDIKEEPPKRAKKKTPARETQLDFPEMVDGQGYKLPPLELLDAPDGEHVRLDKETLEANSLILQNKLADFGVEGEVVAVKPGPVITMYEFKPAPGVKVRRIVTLSDDLSMALRAMSIRILAPIPGESVVGIEIPNPRREKVFFRQVIESEVYQNADSKLTLALGRDISGAPFIGDLARMPHLLVAGATGTGKSVSINAMILSMLYKASPQDLQFIMIDPKMLELSIYENLPHMIVPVVTDAKKAAAALFWAMDEMDRRYRLMRDKGAKNIDHYNRLVEKDAVEKRKVIDLNEAENPPEEAGGDLSETPPLVHERLPRIVIVVDELADLMMTVGRDIEEYITRLAQKARASGIHMILATQRPSVDVITGLIKANFPARISFQVTSRVDSRTILDSIGAERLLGDGDMLFLPPGTARLSRVHGAYVSDHEIRKVMDFITQQAKPHYRLDVFEAKKEIESADGEDEYDEMYDSAVELVTETQQASISMIQRRLRVGYNRAARMIEQMERDGVVGPADGAKPREVYARKIET
- a CDS encoding ribonuclease J, with amino-acid sequence MNPLKVIPLGGLGEFGLNMMLLESGGEAIAIDCGLMFPGADLFGIDLVIPDVSYLLENKVALRGIVLTHAHEDHIGALPFILKQIKVPVFATRLTLGLLKNKLKEHGLDETTDLKEIAAGRPWQLGSFKIEGIRVTHSLMDCLALAVETPAGVVIHTGDFKIDHTPMGEEFFDFQKFAAYGEKGVLLLLSDSTNVEREGYTPSEREVGKNIEEIVARSRGKVFVSTFSSNIPRLQQVADISEQTGRRLILSGRSMINNSLIASELGYLHLPPGVLTEGESWQNLARDKIIFLTTGSQGEPLSALHRIALDDHKSIKIEPGDSVLLSSKFIPGNERTITNLINYLYRRGAEVHYESVSEIHVSGHASQEELKTMLHLTRPRYFVPVHGEYRHLVRHNQLARAVGIAEENCFLMEDGEVLELTSNSARRAAPISVGRVFVDGKGVGDVEDVVIRDRRHLSEDGMVLAVMAIHQQSGEVVAGPDLISRGFMRADGGEEILERAKQVVLQTLGSINREARTDPAEAQEEVRKALRKYFYKALERRPVVLAFIMET
- a CDS encoding lysophospholipid acyltransferase family protein, which encodes MIYCLKLLLIGLITLPLSLLIVFLGPFDRSGKLAYAIGRLWTWTILKTGGIRLRVRGLNRLDPGRPYVFIANHQSNLDIPVLMHALPPFQLRWMAKKQLAYVPIFGWALWASRHILVDRVDHGSAMASFRKAKKKIADGISVVIFPEGTRSSGGHVLPFKRGGFLLAAQTKTPIVPVTINGSWSLLPRGDWRVKAGEIEVIVDEPIPVGRYDGKNVSALVNRVRDMIESHSRGLVRPYTNTEHAPARAAHDSLELG